The following coding sequences lie in one Allochromatium vinosum DSM 180 genomic window:
- a CDS encoding methyl-accepting chemotaxis protein, producing MEQDITHGVDDISEIARFVQELPAKIHNDMAAIQAIVKDIGQLEGLATSIKDISKQTNLLALNAAIEAARAGEAGRGFAVVAGEVRALASRATVAADTIEAGLNQALGAAERSMQLNFLSDSDQQLEQATHVVASVHRLRDNYEDMRQFYKTLFSVVTQHNTSLAEQIADMLGILQYQDVVGQRLSRLQATMRQRADLLVAAGVPSDSLMQLADALSQLHVDYLENESRHARPAIGSGTSASAGPPSIELF from the coding sequence ATGGAGCAGGACATTACCCATGGCGTCGACGACATCAGTGAGATAGCACGCTTCGTCCAGGAGCTGCCGGCCAAGATCCATAACGACATGGCCGCCATCCAGGCGATCGTCAAGGACATCGGCCAGTTGGAGGGGTTGGCCACCTCGATCAAGGACATCAGCAAGCAGACCAATCTGCTGGCGCTCAATGCCGCCATCGAGGCCGCGCGCGCCGGTGAGGCCGGACGCGGCTTCGCCGTGGTCGCCGGCGAGGTACGCGCCCTGGCCAGCCGTGCCACCGTCGCGGCCGACACCATCGAGGCCGGACTCAACCAGGCACTGGGCGCGGCCGAACGCAGCATGCAGCTCAATTTCCTCAGCGATTCGGACCAGCAGCTCGAACAGGCCACCCATGTGGTCGCCTCCGTGCATCGTCTGCGCGACAACTACGAAGACATGCGTCAGTTCTACAAGACGCTGTTCTCGGTCGTCACCCAGCACAACACCAGTCTGGCCGAGCAGATCGCCGACATGTTGGGAATTCTGCAATATCAGGACGTGGTCGGTCAGCGTCTCTCCCGGCTCCAGGCAACCATGCGCCAGCGCGCCGACCTGCTGGTTGCGGCGGGCGTCCCCTCCGACAGTCTGATGCAACTGGCCGACGCGCTGAGTCAGCTGCACGTCGACTATCTGGAAAACGAGTCACGGCACGCGCGTCCGGCGATCGGTTCGGGCACCTCGGCCAGCGCCGGACCGCCCAGCATCGAGCTGTTCTGA
- a CDS encoding sensor histidine kinase — MLDPTASTSSTSDIARLYAEVLQRAVFARDALALEMALTEASDLGRDLIALEIPLEEVGELHHEALMRLSRANPDLPLSQIAARITAPLMEATMAYSLAFREQLERRASALVNARLEQSRRLEAVGTLAAGIAHDFNNILGAILGFSELLEDELAPESAGRHHLAYIQQASFRARDLIARMLTFARDLADSPVPVEVVALVRETLALLRASLPAGARVEFTPAVDEAWVLAEPSQIQQIVMNLCINAADAIGQAQGRIEIGVEWVRRPEGTPAARADLVRLSVSDDGEGMTPEVRERVFDPFFTTKAPGKGSGLGLSVIHGLVGKLGGQIRIESAPGRGSRFVIELPRLIQGADTAPDSGANHSERST, encoded by the coding sequence ATGCTTGACCCGACGGCCTCCACCTCCTCCACCAGCGACATCGCACGGCTCTATGCCGAGGTGCTGCAACGGGCGGTCTTCGCCCGGGATGCACTGGCGCTGGAGATGGCACTGACCGAAGCGTCGGATCTCGGGCGTGACCTGATCGCCCTGGAGATTCCGCTCGAAGAGGTGGGTGAACTCCATCACGAAGCCCTGATGCGCCTGTCGCGCGCCAATCCGGATCTGCCACTGAGCCAGATCGCCGCGCGCATCACCGCGCCGCTGATGGAGGCGACCATGGCCTACAGTCTCGCCTTTCGCGAGCAGCTCGAACGCCGGGCCTCGGCGCTGGTCAACGCCCGTCTGGAGCAGTCGCGCCGGCTGGAGGCCGTCGGCACGCTCGCCGCCGGGATCGCGCACGATTTCAACAACATCCTGGGGGCCATTCTCGGATTCAGCGAATTGCTGGAAGACGAACTGGCGCCGGAGTCGGCCGGGCGGCACCATCTGGCCTACATTCAGCAGGCGAGCTTTCGCGCACGCGATCTCATTGCGCGTATGCTGACCTTTGCGCGCGATCTGGCCGACTCGCCCGTTCCGGTCGAGGTCGTGGCGCTGGTCCGCGAGACCCTGGCCCTGCTGCGGGCCTCGCTGCCTGCGGGGGCGCGGGTCGAGTTCACCCCGGCGGTCGATGAAGCCTGGGTGCTGGCTGAGCCAAGCCAGATCCAGCAGATCGTCATGAATCTCTGCATCAACGCCGCCGATGCCATCGGTCAGGCACAGGGCCGCATCGAGATCGGGGTCGAATGGGTACGGCGTCCAGAGGGCACACCGGCCGCGCGTGCGGATCTCGTCCGTCTGAGCGTGAGCGACGATGGCGAGGGCATGACGCCTGAGGTCCGCGAACGGGTCTTCGACCCCTTCTTCACAACCAAGGCGCCCGGCAAGGGCAGCGGTCTGGGGCTGTCGGTCATCCATGGACTGGTCGGCAAGCTCGGCGGACAGATCCGGATCGAGAGCGCGCCGGGCCGGGGCAGCCGGTTCGTCATCGAGTTGCCACGACTGATCCAGGGGGCGGACACCGCCCCGGACAGTGGCGCGAATCACAGCGAGAGATCGACATGA
- a CDS encoding response regulator produces MTKVLIVDDDELFRAMLTEMVQREGYQVSTATNGNEALAAIEHSRPDLVITDILMPEKDGIELIMELAQRESRIPIIAVSGGRRSISLEFNLESAKLMGVRATLPKPFTREDLRRAITEALD; encoded by the coding sequence ATGACCAAGGTACTGATCGTCGACGACGACGAACTCTTTCGGGCCATGCTCACCGAGATGGTCCAGCGCGAAGGCTATCAGGTCAGCACGGCGACCAATGGTAACGAGGCGCTGGCGGCGATCGAGCACAGTCGACCCGATCTCGTCATCACAGATATCCTGATGCCCGAGAAAGACGGTATCGAACTCATCATGGAACTGGCGCAGCGCGAATCGAGGATTCCCATCATCGCCGTCTCGGGCGGACGGCGCTCGATCAGTCTGGAATTCAATCTGGAGTCGGCCAAGCTGATGGGCGTGCGCGCCACCCTGCCCAAACCCTTCACACGTGAGGATCTGCGTCGAGCGATCACCGAAGCGCTGGACTAG
- the trmD gene encoding tRNA (guanosine(37)-N1)-methyltransferase TrmD encodes MRFDVITLFPDLFRILSDQGVTGRAVARGLAELHLWNPRDFTHDAHRTVDDRPYGGGPGMVMKVEPLRETLQAVRAAAPRSRVAYLSPQGRVLDQAAMLEIAARSGWILLAGRYEGIDERLIETHVDEEWSIGDYVLSGGELPAMVVMDAVIRLLPGALGHADSARQDSHMDGLLDCPHYTRPERIEEGSVPSVLIGGDHAAIERWRLRQALGRTWQRRPDLLERRGLSEAERTLLDEFILAHREGGAG; translated from the coding sequence ATGCGCTTCGACGTCATCACGCTCTTTCCGGATCTGTTTCGTATCCTCTCGGATCAGGGCGTGACGGGACGGGCGGTGGCCCGTGGGCTGGCCGAGCTGCATCTGTGGAATCCGCGCGACTTCACGCACGACGCCCATCGCACCGTCGACGACCGTCCCTATGGTGGCGGTCCGGGGATGGTGATGAAAGTCGAGCCGCTGCGCGAGACGCTCCAGGCCGTGCGGGCGGCAGCGCCCAGGAGTCGGGTCGCCTATCTGTCACCGCAGGGTCGGGTGCTGGATCAGGCCGCGATGCTGGAGATTGCCGCGCGCTCCGGCTGGATCCTGCTCGCCGGACGCTATGAAGGCATCGACGAGCGTCTGATCGAGACCCACGTCGATGAGGAATGGTCGATCGGCGACTATGTCCTGAGCGGCGGCGAGTTGCCGGCGATGGTGGTCATGGATGCGGTCATCCGGTTGCTGCCGGGCGCGCTCGGTCATGCCGACTCGGCGCGACAGGATTCGCACATGGATGGGCTCTTGGATTGCCCACATTACACCCGCCCGGAGCGGATCGAGGAAGGCTCGGTCCCGTCCGTGCTGATCGGTGGCGACCATGCCGCCATCGAGCGTTGGCGGCTGCGGCAGGCGCTGGGACGGACCTGGCAGCGCCGTCCGGATCTACTCGAGCGCCGCGGGCTCAGCGAGGCCGAGCGCACGTTACTCGATGAATTCATACTGGCCCATCGCGAGGGTGGCGCCGGCTGA
- a CDS encoding anti-sigma regulatory factor yields the protein MSEPLDPECLPIRSTLDIVTARHAARALCERLGFGKADQTRLATAVSELARNVIQYAGEGSCLIEDVSDARARRIRVLIQDQGPGIPNLDLALTDGYSTSGGLGAGLPGTRRLTDEFQIESMPGSTRVTIALVKPR from the coding sequence ATGTCTGAACCGCTCGATCCCGAATGTCTGCCGATCCGCTCCACGCTCGACATCGTCACGGCGCGTCATGCCGCACGTGCGCTCTGCGAGCGGCTTGGATTCGGCAAGGCCGATCAGACCCGGCTGGCCACGGCCGTCTCGGAACTGGCGCGCAACGTCATCCAGTATGCCGGAGAGGGTTCCTGCCTCATCGAGGATGTCTCGGACGCGCGCGCTCGTCGCATCCGGGTGCTGATCCAGGACCAGGGTCCGGGCATCCCCAACCTGGATCTGGCCCTGACCGACGGCTACAGCACCAGCGGCGGACTGGGCGCCGGACTGCCGGGGACGCGCCGGCTGACCGATGAGTTCCAGATCGAATCCATGCCCGGATCGACCCGTGTGACCATCGCGCTGGTCAAACCACGATGA
- a CDS encoding STAS domain-containing protein, translated as MNTAFQRLQRDRRGELLASWLQHLTATFDRHHPHPPSLDVQREVLFDALLSTLTSGAPENDFRVDPETDLARHLNRLIAEQARQLANPSDTIGALLALKQLVARALIDMNPQTPVIEDLQWLDRVFDGLSLFAFKSFVDIRERLIAEQSLSLLELSTPVLRVWSQILLLPLVGVIDTQRARQITERLLEAIALHEARVTILDLTGVPVLDTSVAQHLMKTIDAARLLGSRVVMTGISPEGAQTLTKLGIRFADVISRATLRAGLAEALLLIDRRIAPIDEARPS; from the coding sequence ATGAATACAGCCTTCCAACGCCTCCAGCGCGACCGGCGTGGCGAACTTCTCGCATCCTGGTTGCAGCATCTGACTGCCACCTTCGATCGCCATCACCCCCATCCGCCGAGTCTCGATGTCCAGCGCGAGGTACTCTTCGACGCACTCCTCAGCACGCTTACCAGCGGCGCGCCCGAGAACGACTTCAGAGTCGATCCGGAGACCGATCTGGCGCGACACCTGAACCGACTCATCGCCGAACAGGCCCGGCAGCTCGCCAATCCGTCCGATACCATCGGCGCCCTGCTCGCGCTCAAACAGCTCGTGGCGCGCGCCCTGATCGACATGAATCCGCAAACGCCGGTGATCGAGGATCTGCAATGGCTGGACCGGGTGTTCGACGGTCTGTCGCTGTTCGCCTTCAAGTCCTTCGTCGACATCCGTGAACGGCTCATCGCCGAGCAGAGCCTGTCGCTGCTCGAGCTCTCCACGCCCGTGCTCCGAGTCTGGAGTCAGATCCTGCTGCTGCCGCTGGTGGGCGTCATCGATACCCAGCGCGCGCGCCAGATCACCGAGCGTCTGCTGGAGGCCATCGCCCTGCACGAGGCGCGCGTCACCATCCTGGATCTGACCGGCGTGCCCGTGCTCGACACCAGCGTGGCCCAGCATCTGATGAAGACCATCGACGCGGCGCGTCTGCTCGGCAGCCGGGTCGTGATGACCGGCATCAGCCCCGAGGGCGCCCAGACGCTGACCAAGCTCGGTATCCGCTTCGCCGATGTCATCAGCCGCGCCACCCTGCGCGCCGGTCTCGCCGAGGCCCTGCTGTTGATCGACCGCCGCATCGCCCCGATCGACGAGGCACGCCCATCATGA
- a CDS encoding STAS domain-containing protein, which produces MRIPILQLDRILLVSIQVDLTDNDAMQFQSDLVERVAAIEALGVAIDITALDVVDSYMARVINDTANMVRLLGAEVVICGIQPFVALTLIEMGRGLLGADCAFNLGQALEVLKGRIAKRGDTRFVGDEDV; this is translated from the coding sequence ATGAGAATCCCCATCCTGCAACTCGATCGCATCCTCCTGGTCTCGATCCAGGTCGATCTCACCGACAACGACGCCATGCAGTTCCAGTCCGATCTGGTCGAGCGCGTGGCCGCGATCGAGGCGCTGGGTGTGGCCATCGACATCACGGCGCTCGACGTGGTCGACTCCTACATGGCGCGCGTCATCAACGACACGGCCAACATGGTGCGACTGCTCGGCGCCGAGGTCGTCATCTGCGGCATCCAGCCGTTCGTCGCCCTGACGCTGATCGAGATGGGTCGCGGGCTGCTCGGCGCCGACTGCGCCTTCAACCTTGGCCAGGCGCTGGAGGTGCTCAAGGGGCGGATCGCCAAGCGTGGCGACACCCGCTTCGTCGGGGACGAGGATGTCTGA
- a CDS encoding chemotaxis protein CheA, translated as MSPLLNQFLTEGRDFLEAIGAKLLELERASASEQEALMVELFRLVHTLKGNSGLFDIPEMTRVLHAAEDLMDAVRDGRVAFSRELADHLLEAMDFVSLLIDEIAEAGEDGQPPSTSGHAREAVRLGEALRALMAESVRSSASGDRSEAASTSNGAGANSASEASGRLGDLPESVRDDLTKRLASGESLCRLRYRPEEECFFKGEDPLFQLTQLPEPIWRRVSAREDWPPLAELDAYRCVLDFELILSTDAATLAEHFRYVPDQIEIQPLSAAMLEAGTAGASTTPETDSTASEPPWADLSPEALESIRLALDAQREILTLGDSPLWLGGRLRAVGATLAAILTSLGRDPATSGLEKALEAALATDSGTYLLRWLDHQTWPEARPAATEASARPVREAIVAPAPSHPAGTSQATATASDEPPKFGRRAEDQLANLRTLKVDQAKIDRLMNLIGEMVVAKNALPYLAARAENLYGVRELAREIKTQYGVINRIAEEMQDAIMQVRMLPVSFVFQRFPRLVRDTAHKLGKEVHLIMEGESTEADKNIIEALADPLIHIVRNSLDHGLESPAERRAAGKPPEGRLTISARQESDRVLIEISDDGRGIDPEVIRRKAYEKGIIDEAALERLNDQEAVNLVFAAGFSTAEQISDLSGRGVGMDVVRNAIARVHGSIDLRSRVGEGTRLRLSLPLSMAVTNVMIIESAGQRFGVPMEAVAETVRVARRDIRVIKKRLTTVLRGRLVPLVSLNDLLALDAPQRANDDDELAVLVVRIEKEYLGIIVDDCRETIDIILKPLAGFLGDLTGYSGSALLGDGSVLLILNPRELL; from the coding sequence ATGAGTCCCTTGCTGAACCAGTTCCTGACCGAGGGACGCGACTTCCTCGAAGCCATCGGCGCCAAGCTGCTCGAACTCGAGCGCGCGTCCGCGTCCGAGCAGGAGGCGCTGATGGTCGAGCTGTTCCGGCTGGTGCACACGCTCAAGGGCAACTCGGGGCTGTTCGACATCCCCGAGATGACGCGCGTGCTGCATGCGGCCGAGGACTTGATGGACGCGGTACGCGACGGGCGGGTCGCATTCAGCCGCGAGCTGGCCGATCACCTGCTGGAGGCGATGGACTTCGTCTCGCTCCTGATCGACGAGATCGCCGAGGCGGGCGAGGACGGTCAGCCGCCGAGCACCAGCGGTCATGCTCGGGAGGCGGTGCGGCTCGGCGAAGCGTTGCGCGCCCTGATGGCCGAGAGCGTTCGGTCGTCGGCCTCCGGCGATCGGTCTGAAGCCGCTTCGACCTCGAACGGTGCCGGTGCAAACTCTGCTTCGGAAGCGAGCGGTCGGCTGGGCGACCTGCCGGAGTCCGTGCGCGACGATCTCACCAAGCGTCTCGCCTCCGGCGAATCGCTGTGCCGGCTGCGCTATCGTCCCGAGGAAGAGTGCTTCTTCAAGGGCGAGGATCCCTTGTTCCAGCTCACCCAGCTTCCCGAACCGATCTGGCGACGGGTCAGCGCGCGCGAGGACTGGCCGCCGCTGGCCGAACTTGACGCCTATCGCTGCGTGCTGGACTTCGAGCTGATCCTGAGCACGGACGCCGCGACGCTCGCCGAACATTTCCGTTATGTACCGGATCAGATCGAGATCCAGCCGCTGTCGGCGGCGATGCTGGAGGCCGGTACCGCTGGCGCATCGACCACGCCCGAAACCGATTCCACTGCATCCGAGCCACCCTGGGCCGATCTCAGCCCCGAAGCGCTCGAATCCATCCGTCTGGCCCTGGACGCCCAGCGCGAGATCCTCACCCTGGGCGACAGCCCGCTCTGGCTCGGCGGACGCCTGCGCGCCGTGGGCGCAACCCTGGCGGCGATCCTGACCAGTCTGGGCCGAGATCCGGCGACGAGCGGACTGGAGAAGGCCCTGGAAGCGGCGCTCGCCACCGACTCGGGCACCTATCTGCTGCGCTGGCTCGATCATCAGACCTGGCCCGAGGCCAGGCCCGCCGCGACCGAAGCGAGCGCCAGGCCGGTGCGCGAGGCGATCGTGGCGCCCGCGCCGTCGCATCCGGCAGGCACGTCACAGGCCACAGCGACCGCATCCGACGAACCGCCCAAGTTCGGCCGCCGCGCCGAGGACCAGCTCGCCAACCTGCGCACGCTCAAGGTCGATCAGGCCAAGATCGACCGGCTCATGAACCTGATCGGCGAGATGGTGGTGGCCAAGAACGCCCTGCCCTATCTGGCCGCGCGCGCCGAGAATCTGTACGGCGTGCGCGAACTCGCGCGCGAGATCAAGACCCAGTACGGCGTCATCAACCGCATCGCCGAGGAGATGCAGGACGCCATCATGCAGGTGCGGATGCTGCCGGTGTCCTTCGTCTTCCAGCGCTTCCCGCGTCTGGTGCGCGACACGGCGCACAAGCTCGGCAAGGAAGTCCATCTGATCATGGAGGGCGAGTCGACCGAGGCCGACAAGAACATCATCGAGGCGCTCGCTGATCCGCTCATCCATATCGTGCGCAACAGTCTCGACCATGGCCTGGAGTCGCCCGCCGAACGACGTGCCGCCGGCAAGCCGCCCGAGGGTCGTCTGACCATCAGCGCCCGTCAGGAGTCCGACCGCGTCCTGATCGAGATCAGCGACGACGGTCGCGGCATCGACCCCGAGGTGATCCGGCGCAAGGCGTATGAAAAAGGGATCATCGACGAGGCCGCGCTCGAACGGCTCAACGATCAGGAAGCGGTCAATCTGGTCTTCGCCGCCGGCTTCTCGACCGCCGAACAGATCAGCGACCTCTCCGGGCGCGGCGTCGGGATGGACGTGGTGCGCAACGCCATCGCGCGCGTGCATGGCTCGATCGACCTGCGCAGTCGTGTCGGCGAGGGCACGCGCCTGCGCCTGTCGCTGCCCTTGTCGATGGCCGTCACCAACGTCATGATCATCGAGTCGGCCGGACAGCGCTTCGGCGTGCCCATGGAGGCCGTGGCCGAGACGGTGCGGGTGGCGCGGCGCGACATCCGTGTCATCAAGAAACGTCTGACCACGGTGCTGCGCGGACGGCTGGTCCCGCTGGTGTCGCTCAACGACCTGCTGGCGCTCGACGCGCCACAACGCGCCAACGACGACGATGAACTGGCGGTGCTCGTAGTGCGGATCGAAAAGGAATACTTGGGTATCATCGTCGATGACTGCCGCGAGACGATCGACATCATCCTCAAGCCGCTGGCCGGCTTTCTCGGCGACCTCACCGGCTATTCCGGCTCAGCCCTACTCGGGGACGGCTCAGTGCTCCTGATCCTCAATCCACGTGAATTGCTCTGA
- the sbcB gene encoding exodeoxyribonuclease I: protein MSDTFYWHDYETWGADPRRDRPCQFAGVRTDADLNEVGDPLVLFCRPSDDLLPHPDACLVTGLTPQRVAREGVVEAEFARAIHAELSRPGTCGVGYNSLRFDDEVTRHLFYRNFFDPYAREWRSGNSRWDLIDVLRLAHALRPEGIEWPLNDEGTTSFRLEQLTVANGIDHGQAHDALADVRATIALARRLRDIQPRLFSYALTLRDKRRVRALLDERRPLLHVSARFPAALGCIAPICPVAAHPTNSNGVICFDLRADPSQLLELSVEEIRRRLFTPSEDLPAGVERVPLKTVHVNHVPMLAPLATLTPERAERWSIDPARVVRHAQWIAASSIAIESRVRAVHERPLPVETDPELMLYSGGFLSDADRRACDQVVRSNPAELATAPPRFSDPRLGTLLFRYRARNWPETLTPEEREDWDAYRFMRLTDPDGGASLQIEGYEARLAELAGVHDDDPARLAILDALGDWAEQVLDAG, encoded by the coding sequence ATGTCCGACACCTTCTACTGGCACGATTACGAAACCTGGGGCGCCGATCCGCGCCGCGATCGTCCCTGTCAGTTCGCCGGAGTCCGCACCGACGCCGATCTCAACGAGGTCGGCGATCCGCTCGTTCTCTTCTGTCGTCCGTCGGACGATCTGCTCCCGCATCCGGATGCCTGTCTCGTCACGGGTCTCACGCCTCAGCGTGTCGCACGCGAGGGGGTGGTCGAGGCCGAGTTTGCGCGCGCCATCCACGCTGAGCTGAGCCGGCCCGGAACCTGCGGCGTCGGCTACAACAGTCTGCGCTTCGACGACGAAGTCACGCGGCATCTGTTCTACCGCAACTTTTTCGATCCCTATGCGCGTGAATGGCGCTCCGGCAACTCGCGCTGGGATCTGATCGACGTACTGCGGCTGGCCCATGCGCTGCGTCCCGAGGGGATCGAATGGCCGCTCAACGACGAGGGTACGACCTCGTTCCGGCTGGAGCAGCTGACCGTGGCCAACGGCATCGACCATGGTCAGGCCCATGACGCGCTCGCCGACGTGCGCGCGACCATCGCACTGGCGCGCCGGCTGCGTGACATCCAGCCCCGGCTGTTCAGTTATGCGCTGACGCTGCGCGACAAGCGCCGGGTGCGCGCTCTGCTCGATGAGCGCCGTCCCTTGCTGCATGTCTCGGCGCGCTTTCCGGCGGCGCTCGGCTGCATCGCGCCGATCTGTCCGGTCGCCGCCCATCCCACCAACAGCAATGGCGTGATCTGCTTCGATCTGCGCGCGGACCCGTCCCAACTGCTGGAGCTGTCGGTGGAGGAGATCCGCCGTCGGCTCTTCACGCCGAGCGAAGATCTGCCGGCGGGTGTCGAGCGCGTGCCGCTCAAAACTGTGCATGTCAATCACGTTCCCATGCTCGCGCCGCTGGCAACCCTGACGCCGGAGCGTGCCGAGCGCTGGAGCATCGATCCGGCGCGCGTTGTGCGTCACGCCCAGTGGATCGCGGCTTCGTCCATCGCGATCGAGTCGCGTGTGCGCGCCGTGCATGAGCGTCCGCTCCCGGTCGAGACCGACCCCGAATTGATGCTCTATTCGGGTGGTTTCCTCTCGGACGCCGACCGGCGCGCCTGCGATCAGGTCGTGCGCTCGAACCCCGCCGAACTGGCGACAGCGCCGCCGCGTTTCAGCGATCCGCGTCTCGGTACACTGCTGTTCCGCTATCGCGCCCGCAACTGGCCCGAGACTCTGACCCCGGAGGAGCGCGAGGACTGGGACGCCTACCGCTTCATGCGCCTCACCGACCCCGACGGCGGGGCCAGTCTCCAGATCGAGGGGTATGAGGCGCGGCTCGCCGAATTGGCCGGGGTCCACGATGACGATCCTGCCAGACTGGCGATCCTCGACGCCCTGGGAGACTGGGCCGAGCAGGTACTCGACGCCGGTTGA
- the rplS gene encoding 50S ribosomal protein L19 encodes MSNIIQQLEQEQMSREVPDFAPGDTVVVQVKVKEKDRERLQAFEGVVIAIRSRGLNSAFTVRKISHGEGVERVFQTYSPAIAGIEVKRKGDVRRAKLYYLRNLTGKAARIREKV; translated from the coding sequence ATGAGCAACATCATTCAGCAGCTCGAACAAGAGCAAATGTCCCGCGAAGTCCCGGATTTCGCCCCAGGCGACACCGTCGTCGTCCAGGTCAAGGTCAAGGAGAAGGATCGCGAGCGTCTCCAGGCGTTCGAGGGTGTCGTCATCGCCATCCGCAGTCGCGGTCTGAACTCGGCCTTCACCGTGCGCAAGATCTCGCATGGCGAGGGTGTGGAGCGCGTGTTCCAGACCTACAGCCCGGCGATCGCCGGCATCGAGGTCAAGCGCAAGGGCGACGTGCGTCGCGCCAAGCTCTACTATCTGCGCAATCTCACCGGCAAGGCCGCTCGCATCCGCGAGAAGGTCTGA
- a CDS encoding anti-sigma regulatory factor: MSAVPTPPPSTAVAGELAAEGVRVLIGSEPDVMAASRQARLLAERLGFSRSSAYHVATAASELANNLLTHAGGGLLCASPLAGRSGADQIGLELLAEDEGPGIADPELALTEGYSTGQGLGCGLPGVKRLMDEFSLESRPGGGTRVRAVKWR, from the coding sequence ATGAGCGCCGTCCCAACGCCGCCCCCCTCAACCGCTGTCGCCGGGGAATTGGCCGCCGAGGGTGTGCGCGTGCTCATCGGCTCCGAACCGGATGTCATGGCCGCCAGCCGTCAGGCGCGTCTGCTGGCCGAGCGGCTGGGTTTCTCGCGCAGCTCGGCCTACCATGTCGCTACGGCGGCCTCGGAACTCGCCAACAATCTGCTGACCCACGCCGGTGGCGGACTGCTGTGCGCCAGTCCGCTCGCTGGCCGTTCCGGTGCCGATCAGATCGGGCTGGAGCTTCTGGCCGAAGACGAAGGACCGGGCATCGCCGACCCGGAGCTGGCACTGACCGAGGGCTACAGCACCGGCCAGGGGCTCGGTTGCGGACTGCCGGGCGTGAAGCGTCTGATGGACGAGTTCAGTCTGGAATCGCGCCCTGGCGGCGGCACGCGGGTCAGGGCGGTCAAATGGCGTTGA
- a CDS encoding SpoIIE family protein phosphatase: MPELAPLDGIRARIGQALRPMPGETVSGDQLGWWTRPDRWRLAVADGLGHGAAAHVAAATAMHQLANDDEPHLTELFARCDRALIDTRGVALSVVDILPAESIIVQAAVGNIRTLLIQASGTKRLGSARGIVGAGFDGLRPERWPIAPGDWLLLFSDGLPENAGLAQALGDVRPSDALAERLLNDWAGDHDDAGLLLYRHA; the protein is encoded by the coding sequence GTGCCGGAGCTCGCCCCACTGGACGGTATCCGTGCGCGGATTGGTCAGGCGCTGCGCCCCATGCCGGGCGAGACCGTCAGCGGTGATCAGCTCGGCTGGTGGACACGCCCCGACCGCTGGCGTCTGGCCGTGGCCGATGGACTCGGCCACGGCGCTGCGGCCCATGTCGCCGCCGCCACCGCCATGCATCAACTGGCCAACGACGACGAGCCGCACCTGACCGAACTCTTCGCCCGCTGCGACCGGGCCTTGATCGACACCCGTGGCGTGGCGCTGTCCGTGGTGGACATCCTGCCCGCCGAGTCGATCATCGTGCAGGCGGCGGTCGGCAACATCCGTACTCTGCTGATCCAGGCATCCGGCACCAAGCGTCTCGGCAGCGCGCGCGGGATCGTCGGCGCCGGTTTCGACGGACTGCGCCCGGAGCGCTGGCCGATCGCACCGGGCGACTGGCTGCTGCTGTTCTCCGACGGCCTGCCCGAGAACGCGGGTCTGGCCCAAGCCCTGGGCGACGTCCGGCCTTCGGACGCGCTCGCCGAACGTCTGCTCAACGACTGGGCCGGCGATCACGACGACGCCGGTCTGCTGCTCTATCGTCATGCTTGA
- a CDS encoding response regulator translates to MSKTILVVDDSATMVMSLKASLEMAGFKVETAGDGVQALTKLKSGVKPDLIITDINMPNMGGMDFIRNARVLPGLRFTPILALTTESQQAKRDEAKKLGATGWLVKPVGGSDLIKVIKQVLPGA, encoded by the coding sequence ATGTCCAAGACGATTCTGGTGGTCGATGATTCGGCCACGATGGTGATGAGCCTCAAGGCCAGCCTGGAAATGGCCGGGTTCAAGGTCGAGACGGCCGGCGATGGCGTGCAGGCGCTCACCAAGCTCAAGTCCGGCGTCAAGCCCGATCTCATCATCACCGACATCAACATGCCCAACATGGGCGGAATGGACTTCATCCGCAATGCGCGCGTCCTCCCCGGACTGCGTTTCACGCCCATCCTGGCGCTGACCACCGAGAGCCAGCAGGCCAAGCGCGACGAGGCCAAGAAGCTCGGCGCCACCGGCTGGCTGGTCAAGCCGGTGGGCGGCAGCGATCTGATCAAGGTCATCAAGCAAGTGCTGCCGGGCGCCTGA